TGGCCGTCGACGGTCTTGGTCAGGTGCGCGAGCGGGTCCTCGACGTGGGAGTCGCAGCCGTGCTGGGTCACCAGGACGTCGGGGCGGAAGGCCTTCACCACGTCCGGGACGATCGCGTGGAACGCCCGCAGCCAGCCGGTGTCACCCGTCCCCGGCGGCAGCGGGATGTTGACCGCGCTCCCCTCCGCACCCGGCCCGCCGGTCTCGCCCGCCGTACCGGTGCCCGGGAAGAGCGTGGTCGGTGACTCGTGCAGGCTGACGGTGAGGACGCGCGGGTCGTCGTAGAAGACCGCCTGGACGCCATCGCCGTGGTGCACGTCGACGTCGACGTACGCCACGCGCTCGGCGCCGTGGTCGAGCAGCCACTGGATCGCGACCGCGGGGTCGTTGTAGACACAGAAGCCGCTGGCCTGCGCGCGCATCGCGTGGTGCAGCCCGCCGGCGATGTTCGCGGCGTGCAGGACCTCGCCCTCCCAGACCGCGCGAGCGGCCTCGACGGACGCGCCGACGACGTGGGCCGAGGCGTCGTGCATGCCCGGGAAGCAGTAGGTGTCGTCGGTCCCGAGGCCGTGCCGCAGATCCGGTACGTCGGGATCCTGCCCGGCACGCTTCACCGCGGCGATGTACTCAGCCGTGTGCACGGTCTGCAGCAGCTCGTCGGAGGCGGTCGGTGCGGAGACCACCTTCAACTGGTCCAGCACGCCGAGGGCCCGGGCCAGCTTCACGGTCAGGTCGACCCGCACCGGACTCATCGGATGCCCGTGCCCGAAGTCGTACGCCGTCAGCTCCTCGTCGAACACCAGCATCGCCTCACCACTCATGCCCAAAACCTTAGCCCCGGCCCCGCGAACACGCCCGCCGGAGCGTTCACTTCCGGGCCAACGCAACGAACAACAGGTGGACCGTTGCGTTAGATTCTAGCTCGACGCAACGAAAACACGACTGTGGCCTGCATAGATACCCAAAGGCAGCATGATTCTTGTTGCGCGAATCATGAACGCAACGTAGCGTTTCACCTATCAGAAACGCCACGACGAGCAAGGGAAACCATCATGCAGAAGTTCGGCACCACCGCCCCGATCACCGCCGTCCTCGACATCCCGGCCGGCCGGATCCAGTTCATCGCCGCCGACCGCACCGACACCACCGTCGAGGTCCGCCCGGCCGACGCCTCGAAGAGCCGCGACGTGAAGGTCGCCGAGCAGACCACCGTCGAGTACGCCGACGGCGTCCTGCGGATCGTCACCGCCACCAAGCACCAGATCCTCGGCAACTCCGGCTCGATCGAGGTGACCGTCCAGCTGCCGACCGGTTCGCAGGTCGAGGCCAAGGCGGCCGGCGCCGAGTTCCGCGCGGTCGGCCAGTTCGGCGAGGTCGCCTTCGAGGCGGCGCAGGGCGAGATCAAGGTCGACGAGGCCGCGAGCGTCCGCATCGCCACCAAGGCCGGCAACGTCTCGATCGGACGCCTGAACGGCTCCGGCGAGATCACCACGCTGCAGGGCGACCTGAAGATCGACGAGGCCGTCTGCGGCACCGTCGTCCTGGCCACCCAGGCCGGCAACATCTCGGTCGGCTCCGCGGCCTCGGCCGCCCTGGACGCCGGCACCACCGTCGGCCGGGTCCAGAACTCGCTGAAGAACAGCGGCGAGACCGACCTGACCGTCAAGGCCACCACCGTCCAGGGCGACATCACCGCCCACAGCCTCTGAAACGAAGGACTCCTCCACCCCATGACCAGCACGCAGGACTACCAAGCGGCGGAGCAGTTGCTCCGCCGCCCGGCCCGCCCCGGCGAACTCGTGGTCGGCGACAAGGTCCGGCCGCAGTGGATCGACGGCGGAACCCGGTTCTGGTACGCCGTGAACACCGGCTCCGAGCACCGGCTCGTCCTGGTCGACCCGGCCGCGGGGACCCGCGAGACCATCACCGAGCCGCCGGCGCCCACCGCGCCGGGCAGCCCGTCCGCCAACCCGCTCGACGGACCGTCGCCCGACGGCAAGGTCGCCGTCTCCCGCCGGGGCCACGACCTGTGGGCGGTCTCGGCCGGCAGCGAGTGGGCCCTGACCACGGACGGCGAGGCCGACTACCAGTACGGCGCCGGCCCGTCCTCCACCGCGAACCCGACGCTGCTGCGCAAGCTCGGCATCCCGTACCTGCCGCCCGCGGTCGCCTGGTCGCCCGACTCGACGAAGGTCCTCACCCACCGGACCGACGAGCGCAACGTCCGCCTGACCCACCTCGTGGAGGCCCGGCCTGACGACGGCAGTGCTCCGGCCGTCCACACCCAACGCTTCCCGTACGCCGGCGACGAGCACCTGCCACTGGCCGAGCTGGTCGTCCTGAACGTTGCTGACGGCAACGTCGTCCGCGCCCAGGCCGACCCGCTGCAGACGCCGGTGATGTCGCCGGTCACCGCCCAGTGGGCGTGGTGGGC
The Kribbella italica DNA segment above includes these coding regions:
- a CDS encoding DUF4097 family beta strand repeat-containing protein, which encodes MQKFGTTAPITAVLDIPAGRIQFIAADRTDTTVEVRPADASKSRDVKVAEQTTVEYADGVLRIVTATKHQILGNSGSIEVTVQLPTGSQVEAKAAGAEFRAVGQFGEVAFEAAQGEIKVDEAASVRIATKAGNVSIGRLNGSGEITTLQGDLKIDEAVCGTVVLATQAGNISVGSAASAALDAGTTVGRVQNSLKNSGETDLTVKATTVQGDITAHSL
- a CDS encoding acetoin utilization protein AcuC, with the translated sequence MSGEAMLVFDEELTAYDFGHGHPMSPVRVDLTVKLARALGVLDQLKVVSAPTASDELLQTVHTAEYIAAVKRAGQDPDVPDLRHGLGTDDTYCFPGMHDASAHVVGASVEAARAVWEGEVLHAANIAGGLHHAMRAQASGFCVYNDPAVAIQWLLDHGAERVAYVDVDVHHGDGVQAVFYDDPRVLTVSLHESPTTLFPGTGTAGETGGPGAEGSAVNIPLPPGTGDTGWLRAFHAIVPDVVKAFRPDVLVTQHGCDSHVEDPLAHLTKTVDGQRAAYAALHDLAHEVCEGKWIATGGGGYAIIEVVPRAWTHLLAIVAGRPIEPTTAVPESWREEVKIRYARVAPSRMTDGNDGSYEPWSSGYNPDTWLDRSIKATRDVSFPLLGLDPTY